The following are encoded together in the Daucus carota subsp. sativus chromosome 5, DH1 v3.0, whole genome shotgun sequence genome:
- the LOC135152811 gene encoding uncharacterized protein LOC135152811, with product MPPRRQNRANNRDNNNDNNNPEPTMAQILQILAQQTANLTQQQERQANPQVTFKNFQSVNPPEFKGSADLIEARIWLKEIEKAFVLVKVRDEQKTEFASYYLKEEATYWWESVRAMEGTEDVTWDRFKELFLEKYFPQFLQDRMELQFLELKQGDMSVAEYEKKFAELARFVPTYVDTDRKRAKRFQQGLKAWIRGKLAILELDAYAAVVQKAMIAETESEMSQKEKEGKKRKPEHHEGQFQQGKFQNFNPKKGKFQQGRNPTFKKLDVGGSGQGNRPAIGNQPRPPLPECQICGKRHGGICNRLNVVCYKCNQKGHYSRECQNPPARPR from the coding sequence ATGCCTCCCAGAAGACAAAACCGTGCAAACAACCGTGATAACAACAATGACAATAACAATCCAGAACCTACAATGGCCCAGATTCTTCAGATCTTGGCCCAACAGACTGCCAACCTGACTCAGCAGCAGGAAAGGCAGGCTAATCCCCAGGTTACTTTCAAAAACTTTCAGTCCGTTAAtcctccagagtttaagggttCAGCGGACCTTATTGAGGCTAGGATATGGTTGAAGGAAATTGAAAAGGCATTTGTGTTAGTTAAAGTGAGAGATGAGCAGAAGACTGAGTTTGCTAGTTATTATCTGAAGGAGGAGGCCACCTATTGGTGGGAGTCTGTGAGAGCAATGGAAGGGACAGAGGATGTTACTTGGGATAGGTTTAAGGAGTTGTTTTTGGAGAAATACTTTCCTCAATTTCTCCAGGATCGAATGGAGTTACAGTTTTTAGAATTGAAGCAAGGGGATATGTCAGTGGCTGAGTATGAGAAAAAGTTTGCTGAGTTGGCTAGGTTTGTTCCAACCTATGTAGATACTGATAGGAAGAGAGCTAAGAGATTCCAACAGGGTTTAAAGGCATGGATCAGGGGAAAGCTAGCTATATTGGAATTAGATGCTTATGCGGCTGTTGTTCAGAAGGCAATGATAGCGGAAACGGAAAGCGAAATGTCTCAGAAGGAGAAAGAGGGAAAGAAGCGTAAGCCGGAACATCATGAGGGACAGTTTCAGCAGGGAAAGTTTCAGAACTTTAAcccgaagaaagggaaatttcagCAGGGGAGAAAtcccacttttaagaagctagATGTTGGTGGTAGTGGACAAGGTAACCGTCCAGCTATTGGAAATCAACCAAGGCCTCCATTGCCGGAGTGCCAGATATGTGGAAAGAGACACGGGGGAATCTGTAATAGATTGAATGTGGTATGCTATAAGTGTAATCAGAAGGGACACTATTCTAGGGAATGTCAGAACCCACCAGCAAGACCCCGATGA